One Cedecea neteri DNA segment encodes these proteins:
- the purD gene encoding phosphoribosylamine--glycine ligase — MKVLVIGNGGREHALAWKAAQSPLVRTVFVAPGNAGTALEPALQNVAISATDIPALLSFAQNENIDLTIVGPEAPLVIGVVDAFRAAGLKIFGPTEGAAQLEGSKAFTKDFLARHNIPTAEYQNFTEVEPALAYLREKGAPIVIKADGLAAGKGVIVAMTLEEAEAAVNDMLAGNAFGDAGHRIVIEEFLDGEEASFIVMVDGEHVLPMATSQDHKRVGDGDTGPNTGGMGAYSPAPVVTDEVHQRTMERVIWPTVRGMAAEGNTYTGFLYAGLMIDKQGNPKVIEFNCRFGDPETQPIMLRLQSDLVELCLAACDGKLDEKDSKWDERPALGIVLAAGGYPADYRNGDVIHGLPLEEVADGKVFHAGTKLSEDDRVLTNGGRVLCVTALGETVAKAQQRALELKKDIHWDGSFSRSDIGYRAIARENTK; from the coding sequence ATGAAAGTTTTAGTTATTGGCAACGGCGGGCGCGAGCATGCGCTGGCCTGGAAAGCGGCTCAGTCTCCTTTAGTACGTACTGTATTTGTTGCGCCAGGTAACGCGGGCACCGCACTGGAACCTGCGCTGCAGAACGTTGCTATTAGCGCGACAGATATTCCAGCTTTGCTTAGCTTTGCGCAGAACGAAAACATCGACTTAACCATCGTCGGCCCGGAAGCGCCGCTGGTGATTGGCGTGGTGGATGCATTCCGCGCCGCTGGCCTGAAAATCTTCGGGCCTACCGAAGGGGCGGCACAGCTGGAAGGCTCGAAGGCTTTTACCAAAGACTTCCTGGCTCGCCACAACATCCCGACGGCGGAATACCAGAACTTTACCGAAGTTGAGCCTGCGCTGGCTTACCTGCGCGAGAAAGGCGCACCTATTGTGATTAAGGCCGACGGCCTGGCTGCGGGTAAAGGCGTTATTGTGGCGATGACGCTGGAAGAAGCGGAAGCTGCCGTCAATGACATGCTGGCCGGGAACGCGTTTGGCGATGCGGGCCACCGCATTGTTATTGAAGAGTTCCTCGATGGCGAAGAAGCCAGCTTTATTGTGATGGTAGATGGCGAGCACGTTCTGCCGATGGCCACCAGCCAGGATCATAAACGCGTTGGCGACGGCGATACTGGCCCGAACACCGGCGGCATGGGCGCATACTCTCCCGCGCCGGTTGTGACTGATGAAGTCCATCAACGCACCATGGAACGCGTGATTTGGCCGACCGTGCGCGGTATGGCTGCCGAAGGGAATACCTACACAGGCTTCCTGTATGCCGGGTTGATGATCGACAAGCAGGGCAATCCGAAGGTGATTGAGTTCAACTGCCGCTTTGGTGACCCGGAAACTCAGCCCATCATGCTGCGCTTGCAGTCAGATCTGGTTGAGCTTTGCCTCGCCGCCTGCGACGGCAAGCTGGATGAGAAAGATTCTAAATGGGATGAGCGTCCAGCTCTGGGCATCGTACTGGCAGCAGGCGGTTATCCGGCCGATTATCGCAACGGCGACGTTATCCACGGTCTGCCGCTGGAAGAAGTGGCCGACGGCAAGGTGTTCCACGCCGGGACTAAGCTCAGCGAAGATGACCGCGTGCTCACCAACGGCGGGCGCGTATTATGCGTGACTGCGTTGGGCGAAACGGTAGCAAAAGCGCAACAGCGCGCGCTGGAGCTGAAAAAAGATATTCACTGGGATGGCA
- the purH gene encoding bifunctional phosphoribosylaminoimidazolecarboxamide formyltransferase/IMP cyclohydrolase — translation MSQRRPVRRALLSVSDKAGIVEFAQALSQRGVELLSTGGTARLLAEANLPVTEVSDYTGFPEMMDGRVKTLHPKVHGGILGRRGQDDAIMAEHAISPIDMVVVNLYPFAQTVAREGCSLEDAVENIDIGGPTMVRSAAKNHKDVAIVVKSSDYQAIVAELDANEGSLTLETRFDLAIKAFEHTAAYDGMIANYFGSLVPAYHGESKDPAGRFPRTLNLNFIKKQDMRYGENSHQQAAFYIEEEIKEASVATATQVQGKALSYNNIADTDAALECVKEFDEPACVIVKHANPCGVAVSGSVLEAYNQAYKTDPTSAFGGIIAFNRELDAETAQAIISRQFVEVIIAPSASEEALKITAAKQNVRVLVCGQWQKRTAGLDFKRVNGGLLVQDRDLGMVTAGDLRVVTKRQPTEQELHDALFCWKVAKFVKSNAIVYARDNMTIGIGAGQMSRVYSAKIAGIKASDEGLEVKGSAMASDAFFPFRDGIDAAAEAGVSCVIQPGGSIRDDEVIAAADEHGIAMIFTGMRHFRH, via the coding sequence ATGTCACAACGTCGTCCTGTACGCCGCGCACTGCTCAGTGTTTCTGACAAAGCCGGTATCGTCGAATTCGCTCAGGCCCTCTCCCAACGTGGAGTGGAGCTGCTGTCCACCGGCGGAACCGCCCGCCTGCTGGCAGAAGCAAACCTGCCGGTAACCGAAGTCTCCGACTACACCGGTTTCCCGGAGATGATGGACGGACGCGTCAAAACGCTGCACCCGAAAGTTCACGGCGGCATTCTTGGCCGTCGCGGTCAGGACGATGCCATCATGGCGGAGCACGCCATCTCTCCTATTGATATGGTCGTCGTTAACCTTTATCCGTTTGCCCAGACCGTTGCCCGCGAAGGCTGCTCTTTAGAAGATGCGGTTGAGAATATCGACATCGGCGGCCCAACCATGGTTCGCTCCGCGGCCAAGAACCATAAAGATGTGGCGATCGTAGTAAAGAGCAGCGACTACCAGGCGATCGTTGCCGAGCTGGACGCGAACGAAGGATCCCTGACGCTGGAAACTCGCTTCGATCTGGCGATCAAAGCTTTCGAGCACACTGCGGCCTACGACGGCATGATCGCTAACTACTTCGGTAGCCTGGTCCCGGCCTATCACGGCGAAAGTAAAGATCCTGCCGGGCGCTTCCCACGCACGCTGAACCTGAACTTCATTAAGAAGCAGGATATGCGCTATGGCGAAAACAGCCATCAGCAGGCCGCCTTCTATATAGAAGAAGAAATTAAAGAAGCATCCGTGGCAACCGCGACCCAGGTTCAGGGCAAAGCGCTCTCCTATAACAACATCGCGGATACCGATGCGGCACTGGAATGTGTGAAAGAGTTCGACGAACCGGCCTGCGTTATCGTTAAACACGCTAACCCTTGCGGCGTGGCCGTCAGTGGTTCCGTACTCGAAGCCTACAACCAGGCTTATAAAACTGATCCAACCTCGGCCTTCGGCGGCATCATCGCTTTCAACCGTGAGCTGGACGCAGAAACCGCACAGGCCATTATTTCTCGCCAGTTCGTCGAGGTCATTATCGCCCCTTCAGCTAGCGAAGAAGCGCTGAAGATCACCGCGGCTAAACAGAACGTTCGCGTCCTGGTTTGCGGCCAGTGGCAGAAACGCACAGCTGGCCTCGATTTCAAACGCGTCAATGGCGGCCTGCTGGTTCAGGATCGTGATTTAGGTATGGTGACCGCAGGCGATCTGCGCGTAGTCACTAAACGTCAGCCGACCGAGCAAGAACTGCATGATGCACTGTTCTGCTGGAAAGTGGCGAAGTTCGTTAAATCCAATGCCATCGTTTATGCCCGTGACAATATGACCATCGGCATAGGCGCAGGCCAGATGAGCCGCGTCTACTCAGCCAAAATTGCCGGTATCAAAGCCAGCGATGAAGGCCTGGAAGTGAAAGGTTCGGCTATGGCTTCTGATGCTTTCTTCCCGTTCCGCGATGGCATTGATGCCGCAGCCGAAGCTGGCGTGAGCTGCGTTATCCAGCCGGGCGGGTCAATTCGTGATGATGAAGTCATTGCCGCCGCCGACGAGCATGGGATCGCAATGATCTTCACCGGCATGCGCCACTTCCGCCATTAA
- the metA gene encoding homoserine O-acetyltransferase MetA, whose translation MPIRVQDELPAVNFLREENVFVMTTSRASNQEIRPLKVLILNLMPKKIETENQFLRLLSNSPLQVDIQLLRIDSRESRHTPGEHLNNFYCNFDDIKHDNYDGLIVTGAPLGLVEFNDVAYWPQIQQVLEWAKDHVTSTLFVCWAVQAALNILYGIPKQTRDEKLSGVYEHHVTQPHALLTRGFDDSFLAPHSRYADFPAQLIRDYTDLEIFAETEQGDAYLFGSRDKRIAFVTGHPEYDALTLSGEYFRDVDAGLQPEVPYNYFPGDDPAKKPHATWRSHGNLLFTNWLNYYVYQITPFDLRHMNPTLD comes from the coding sequence ATGCCGATTCGGGTGCAGGACGAGCTACCAGCCGTCAATTTCCTGCGTGAAGAAAACGTCTTTGTGATGACGACATCGCGCGCCAGCAATCAGGAAATACGTCCGTTAAAGGTACTGATCCTGAATCTGATGCCAAAGAAAATTGAGACGGAAAACCAGTTCCTGCGGTTGCTTTCCAACTCTCCACTGCAGGTGGATATCCAGCTGCTGCGCATCGACAGTCGCGAATCTCGCCATACACCTGGCGAGCACCTCAATAACTTTTATTGTAATTTTGACGACATTAAACACGACAACTATGACGGATTGATCGTCACCGGTGCGCCTCTCGGACTGGTTGAATTTAATGATGTTGCTTACTGGCCGCAAATCCAGCAGGTACTGGAATGGGCCAAAGATCATGTTACCTCGACGCTGTTTGTCTGTTGGGCAGTCCAGGCCGCGCTGAATATTTTGTACGGTATTCCTAAGCAAACACGGGATGAAAAACTTTCTGGTGTCTACGAGCACCATGTTACTCAGCCCCATGCCTTGCTAACTCGCGGGTTTGATGATTCATTCCTGGCGCCTCACTCTCGCTATGCTGATTTTCCTGCGCAGCTGATCCGGGATTACACCGATCTGGAGATCTTTGCCGAAACTGAACAGGGCGATGCCTATCTGTTTGGCAGCAGGGATAAGCGTATCGCGTTCGTGACCGGCCACCCGGAATATGATGCGCTGACGCTGTCCGGCGAGTACTTCCGCGATGTCGATGCGGGGCTTCAGCCCGAGGTACCTTATAACTACTTCCCGGGCGACGATCCGGCGAAAAAACCTCACGCGACCTGGCGTAGCCATGGCAATTTGCTGTTCACCAACTGGCTGAACTACTACGTCTACCAGATTACGCCATTCGACCTTCGCCACATGAACCCGACGCTCGATTAA
- the aceB gene encoding malate synthase A translates to MTQQTVSEELAFSQPFGEQEKQILTPEAVEFLGELASRFTPQRNKLLASRIAEQQAIDGGKLPDFNSETDSIRKSDWQIRGIPQDLLDRRVEITGPVERKMVINALNANVKVFMADFEDSLAPSWSKVIDGQINLRDAINGTISWTNEAGKIYQLKPDPAVLVCRVRGLHLPEKHVTWRGEAIPGSLFDFGLYFFHNVDTLLAKGSGPYFYLPKTQSWQEAAWWSEVFSFTEDRFDLPRGTIKATLLIETLPAVFQMDEILHALKDHIVGLNCGRWDYIFSYIKTLKNHPDRVLPDRQSVTMDKPFLNAYSRLLIKTCHRRGAFAMGGMAAFIPSKDSARNEWVLNKVKADKEMEANNGHDGTWIAHPGLADTVVEVFGKALGERQNQLDISRSEDAPITAAQLLEPCPGERTEEGMRANIRVAVQYIEAWISGNGCVPIYGLMEDAATAEISRTSIWQWIHHQKTLSNGQTVTKALFRQMLAEEMLVIQDELGDQRFSQGRFDEAARLMEQITTSEELIDFLTLPGYRLLA, encoded by the coding sequence ATGACACAACAGACAGTTAGCGAAGAGCTGGCCTTTAGCCAGCCGTTTGGCGAGCAAGAAAAGCAGATCCTCACCCCGGAAGCCGTAGAATTCCTCGGCGAGCTGGCGAGTCGCTTTACCCCACAGCGCAACAAGCTGCTGGCATCCCGCATTGCTGAACAGCAGGCCATCGACGGCGGAAAGCTTCCTGATTTCAATTCGGAAACCGATTCCATTCGTAAAAGTGACTGGCAGATTCGTGGTATTCCGCAGGATCTGCTCGACCGCAGGGTAGAAATTACCGGGCCGGTTGAACGCAAAATGGTGATCAACGCCCTGAATGCTAACGTAAAAGTCTTTATGGCCGACTTCGAAGATTCTCTGGCACCAAGCTGGAGCAAAGTCATCGACGGGCAAATCAACCTGCGCGACGCGATTAACGGCACCATTAGCTGGACAAACGAAGCGGGAAAAATCTATCAGCTGAAGCCAGACCCGGCGGTACTGGTTTGCCGCGTGCGCGGCCTGCATCTGCCTGAAAAACACGTGACCTGGCGTGGGGAAGCGATCCCTGGCAGCCTGTTCGACTTCGGGCTCTATTTCTTCCACAACGTGGATACCCTGCTGGCTAAAGGCAGTGGCCCTTATTTCTATCTGCCCAAAACTCAGTCATGGCAGGAAGCGGCCTGGTGGAGCGAAGTCTTCAGCTTTACGGAAGATCGCTTCGATCTGCCACGCGGCACCATTAAAGCAACTTTACTGATCGAAACACTGCCTGCTGTCTTCCAGATGGACGAGATCCTGCATGCTTTGAAAGATCACATAGTGGGCCTGAACTGTGGCCGTTGGGACTACATCTTCAGCTACATCAAAACCCTGAAAAACCACCCGGATCGCGTCCTGCCGGACAGGCAATCCGTGACGATGGATAAGCCTTTCCTGAACGCCTACTCGCGCCTGCTGATCAAGACCTGCCATCGTCGCGGTGCCTTTGCGATGGGCGGCATGGCGGCCTTTATCCCGAGCAAAGACAGCGCGCGTAATGAATGGGTACTCAACAAAGTCAAAGCGGACAAAGAGATGGAGGCCAACAACGGCCATGATGGTACCTGGATTGCGCATCCGGGCCTGGCGGACACGGTTGTTGAGGTCTTTGGCAAAGCGCTGGGTGAGCGCCAGAACCAGCTGGACATCAGCCGCAGCGAAGATGCACCCATTACTGCGGCACAGTTGCTTGAACCTTGCCCTGGTGAACGCACTGAAGAAGGTATGCGCGCTAACATCCGCGTTGCGGTGCAGTACATCGAGGCGTGGATCTCCGGCAACGGCTGCGTGCCTATCTACGGGCTGATGGAAGATGCCGCGACCGCTGAAATTTCCCGTACTTCTATCTGGCAATGGATCCACCACCAAAAGACGCTAAGCAACGGCCAGACCGTGACGAAAGCGCTGTTCCGCCAGATGCTTGCCGAAGAGATGTTGGTGATTCAGGACGAGCTGGGCGACCAGCGTTTTAGCCAGGGACGCTTCGATGAAGCTGCACGGCTGATGGAACAAATTACCACCTCAGAAGAGTTAATCGACTTCCTGACGCTGCCGGGCTATCGCCTGCTTGCCTGA